One window of the Solibacillus isronensis genome contains the following:
- the serA gene encoding phosphoglycerate dehydrogenase, whose translation MTATQLIEKATKTINVFIADPLSDDGIFPLRQETELNLNIIVDTGLAPEQLIARIADVDVLLVRSQTTVTREVIEAAKNLKLIGRAGVGVDNIDLNAATEYGIIVVNAPDGNTNSAAEHTIAMMTSLARFIPQAFNTLKNGKWDRKSYVGVELKNKTLGVIGMGRIGAEVAYRAKGQRMDVIAYDPFLTEERAKELGITKGTVDEVCAAADFVTVHTPLLPETRNIINKERFAIMKDGVRIINCARGGIINEDDLYDAIVEGKVAGAALDVFVQEPATDHKLLTLPQVIATPHLGASTVEAQESVAVDVSNDIIKFFKTGTVTNPVNMPSIPKEKLAEVEPFFSLAEKLGKFLIQVTEESIKQLNISYAGEVANFDVRPLTANAIKGLLSTNHGSHVNDVNARYLAERIGIQINEHKTTTAKGFTNLITVEIVTETEKHTVAGTLLNGLGARIVKVEGFVVDVIPNGNLLYIKNQDKPGSIGRVATKLAEKDINIATMQVGRDQIGGSAVMMLVVDNEVTTEDLIFVAQLENIDEVKAITL comes from the coding sequence ATGACAGCAACACAATTAATCGAAAAGGCAACAAAAACAATTAACGTATTTATTGCAGATCCACTAAGTGATGACGGTATTTTCCCACTTCGTCAAGAAACAGAATTAAACTTAAATATCATCGTTGATACAGGATTAGCTCCAGAACAATTAATAGCTCGAATTGCAGATGTTGATGTATTACTTGTCCGCTCTCAAACAACAGTTACACGCGAAGTTATTGAAGCAGCGAAAAACTTGAAGTTAATTGGGCGTGCCGGTGTAGGTGTTGATAACATCGATTTAAATGCCGCAACAGAGTACGGAATTATTGTTGTAAACGCTCCAGACGGGAACACGAACTCTGCGGCTGAGCATACAATCGCAATGATGACATCACTTGCCCGCTTTATCCCACAAGCATTCAACACATTAAAGAACGGTAAATGGGATCGTAAATCTTATGTTGGGGTTGAACTTAAAAACAAAACATTAGGTGTAATTGGGATGGGCCGAATCGGTGCTGAAGTAGCTTACCGTGCAAAAGGTCAACGTATGGACGTAATCGCCTATGACCCATTCTTAACTGAAGAGCGTGCAAAAGAATTAGGTATCACAAAAGGTACTGTTGACGAAGTATGTGCGGCAGCTGACTTTGTAACAGTTCATACACCACTTTTACCTGAAACTCGTAACATCATCAACAAAGAACGTTTTGCCATTATGAAAGACGGTGTCCGTATTATCAACTGTGCTCGCGGCGGTATCATTAACGAAGATGATTTATACGATGCGATTGTTGAAGGTAAAGTAGCAGGTGCTGCACTGGATGTATTCGTACAAGAGCCTGCAACAGATCATAAACTGTTAACATTGCCACAAGTGATTGCAACACCTCACTTAGGTGCATCTACAGTGGAAGCTCAGGAATCAGTAGCAGTCGATGTATCAAACGACATTATTAAATTCTTTAAAACCGGTACTGTAACAAATCCGGTAAACATGCCATCTATTCCGAAAGAAAAGCTTGCGGAAGTAGAACCTTTCTTCTCATTAGCTGAAAAGCTTGGTAAGTTTTTAATCCAGGTTACAGAAGAAAGCATCAAACAATTAAATATTTCTTATGCTGGTGAAGTCGCAAACTTTGATGTACGTCCATTAACAGCAAATGCTATTAAAGGCCTGCTTTCAACGAACCACGGTTCTCACGTAAATGATGTTAACGCACGTTATTTAGCTGAGCGTATCGGCATTCAAATTAATGAGCATAAAACAACAACAGCTAAAGGCTTCACAAATTTAATTACGGTTGAAATCGTGACAGAAACAGAAAAACATACTGTAGCTGGTACGTTATTAAATGGTCTTGGCGCCCGCATCGTTAAAGTAGAAGGTTTCGTAGTGGATGTTATTCCAAACGGCAACCTGCTTTACATTAAAAACCAAGATAAGCCAGGTTCAATCGGCCGCGTTGCTACTAAATTGGCAGAAAAAGATATCAATATCGCAACAATGCAGGTTGGTCGCGATCAAATCGGCGGCTCTGCAGTCATGATGCTTGTTGTTGATAACGAAGTAACAACAGAAGATTTAATTTTTGTTGCACAACTTGAAAATATTGATGAAGTAAAAGCCATTACACTATAA